The nucleotide sequence ATTCGATAAAGATCTGGCCCTGGAGTTGTCCCGCAAACATGAATTTCCCACTAAAATCTGGAAAAAAGCATGTGATTTAGGATTTGTGGGGGTCCATTTTCCTGAAGCCTATTCCGGGCAGGATCTCGGCGTTCTTGAAAATATAATCATTGCCGATGAATTTTGTGCTCGAGATTCATCCATCGGCGCTGCGATCATTCTATCCAGCTTTGCATCGGAATGCGTGCTGCGTTTCGGCAGTGAAGCATTAAAGCAGAAATTTTTACCTCCGGTTGCCGAAGGTCAGATGCTATCCAGCGGTGCCTTTACCGAGCCGGGCCACGGATCAGACATAACTTCCCTGGACACCACCGCAGTGCGTGAAGGAGATGAATGGGTCATCAACGGCACTAAAACCTTTATTACCAACGGGGGAATGGCAGGGTTTTATTCTGTGATGTGCCAGACGGATTCGGAGTGTCAGCCCTCCTATAGAGGCATCAGCCTGATCTTGGTGGAAGCCGAGCGTGAAGGTATTACAGCCGCCGATGTTGGCGATAAGATGGGCATCCACATGATGACCACCGCCGAGGTCAATTTCAAGGATGTGCGCGTGCCGCTTGACAATCTCATCGGTGAAGAGGGTAAAGGGTTTTACCAGGTGCTTGAATTTTTTGACGAAAGTCGCATTTTGGTGGCGGCTCAGGCGTTGGGCACAGCCCAGGGCGCTTATGATCGCGCTCTGGCCTATGTGAAAGAGCGCGAGCAGTTTGGCCGAAAAATTGCCCAGTTTCAGGTCACCCAACACAAACTGGCCGACATGATCACCAAAATAGACCTTGCCCGGCTGATCACGTACAAGGCCGCTTGGAACTTTGATAAGGGTCGCATTGATCCCAAACTGACCTCGATGGCCAAAATGTATGCTGCCCGAACGGCAGTTGAAGTCGCAGATGAGGCCATTCAATTGTTAGGCGGGTACGGTTATATGACGGAGTACGAAGTTGAACGTTTTTACCGCGATGCTAAAATCTGTGAAATCTATGAAGGCACTAAGGAGATCCAGAAGAATACTATTGCCAGCGCCATCCTCGGCAAAATCAAATAATTCCCATTTCCAGTCTGGAAACGGCTATTTTTTCCAATCTCTGCGTTAGACTCAAATTTTGATCCGCGATATACTATGTGTATGTCTGTGGTCAAAATTTGAGTCTGCCTTGACCTTGAAAAAAATATCTCGATTCCAGACTGGAAATACAATCTATTTACAAATTATCATTTCTCAGAGTAGCATTTTAAAAACATCAATTTACTTCCTACAATATCTCTCTTGTTCTTGTAGGTCACCAAATGCCTTTGATGTAATCTACTATTTTTGAAATAGGTTCAGATTTTATATTCAAAAAAATCTCTCAATTATAGCCGGAAATTCACTTAATTTTAAAATCCTCGAATCAATTTTTACCATCAAATATTGAGTCCCTCGCTGACCCATGTAAAATATGCCAAAGCACTTATCCCGCCTCTAATTAGAGTCAGCCTTGACCTTGAAAAAAATATCCCGGCTCCAGACAGGAAATTTACTTTATAATCATTCCTTTTAAAACACATCTACCGATCATTACATCGATTACTACAATAAGCGCGTTTGCTAACTAAGTCATTTAATCAGGTTTGCCAGTAGCAAGGAAAACAGACGGGTTCTGTTTAACAAAAAAAGTGTTTGATGTTATTTAGCCGGCAAACGGGATAACCTGCCAAAGGCTGACAAGCGGGAAACGGGTGCAACCGTTTTTGAGAGTTGTTTTTTAGCAATCCTGTTATATAATTGGGTATTATTTGCAAAAGATCTTTTCGGTTATGAATTCTATAAATTCTTAAATCGGATTCTACAGGAGAAGAAGGGAGTTCAGAATGTTTGAAATGTTAAAGAAGACGTATTTGGCTGGAGCAGACCTGGCGCACAAAACCTGGGATGAAGTAGAAGTGCTTTCCAAGGAACTCGTCAAAAAGGCAAAGATGTCTGATAAAGAGGGGTCTAAATTTTTGAAGGATATGAAAAAACGCTATGATGACACCCAGAAAAAGACGGGCAGTTACATAGAAAAAGTGGTTAAAGATATCTTAAAAAAGATGGATATCGCCACCGCTGCCGACATAAAGGCTTTGAAAAGGGACATCCGACAGCTCAAGAAAGCAACCGGAACGGCGAAACCTAAAAAACGTGCTACCAAAAAGGCCGCCAAAAAACGCAAGGCGCCTGCCGCTAAAAAACGTAAGACCACCGCGACCAAAAAGCGGGCCAAGACGACAGCCAGAAAAACCACC is from Desulfobacterales bacterium and encodes:
- a CDS encoding acyl-CoA dehydrogenase family protein, whose translation is MDFELTKSQKEIQKAAREFAKGEFDKDLALELSRKHEFPTKIWKKACDLGFVGVHFPEAYSGQDLGVLENIIIADEFCARDSSIGAAIILSSFASECVLRFGSEALKQKFLPPVAEGQMLSSGAFTEPGHGSDITSLDTTAVREGDEWVINGTKTFITNGGMAGFYSVMCQTDSECQPSYRGISLILVEAEREGITAADVGDKMGIHMMTTAEVNFKDVRVPLDNLIGEEGKGFYQVLEFFDESRILVAAQALGTAQGAYDRALAYVKEREQFGRKIAQFQVTQHKLADMITKIDLARLITYKAAWNFDKGRIDPKLTSMAKMYAARTAVEVADEAIQLLGGYGYMTEYEVERFYRDAKICEIYEGTKEIQKNTIASAILGKIK